A window of Eucalyptus grandis isolate ANBG69807.140 chromosome 4, ASM1654582v1, whole genome shotgun sequence genomic DNA:
CTAAAGAACGCATGGGGACCTAATCTTGCTGAAGTTATGTCTAATGGAAAGAGATTTTTCTTCCTCCACATTATGGATGGAGAGTTTCGTCAAAAGGTGTTGGAAGGGGGGCACATTATGATTGCCAGGATACCGTTTGTTCTCCAACAATGGAAGCCTACCATTGAGCTGAAGAAAGATGCTCATCTTACCGTGCCGGTGTGGGTTAGGTTGAACAACCTCCTGCTCATGTTCTGGTCTGCCCAGGCGATCAACAAAGTCGCTAGTGTTTTAGGGAGACCTCTCTTGGTGGATCAGCGAACAAGCCAACTGAAGATGGTTGCGTTCGCTCAAGTTTGTGTTGAGATTACTGCTAACCAACCTTCTTGTGACTCTATTGAGATTACTCACAAAGGTGAATCGTGTATGGTGGGAGTTGAATATGAGTGGAAACACAGCTTGTCCGGTGTGTGGCATTTTTGGCCATAGATGTGGCCCTCCTCCAGCTCGGCCTCCTATTGTGGGAGGCTGCTCGACAGCATCAGGGTCCTCAATCTCAAGCCCCTTCGACCTCAGCTATCTCCCTTAATCTCCCGTCTCCAGCTCCTGAGGCGTCTATTGTTCAACAAGGACAAGTGGTTGCTATTGCTGATAATCCTTTGTTTGATAGTAGAACTGCTGGTGCGACTTCTGGGGGAATCTCTCCTTGTTTGAAAGATGCCGCACCTCCAGTTGATGTCCCTATTCCACATTTTAAAGGTGGCATTGAATGCTTGGGCTCAAGGGATGCTCTGGCATAGCCTTCGACTGTAGTTCCTGTTGCTGTTTTGTCTCAATAGGATGTTGATCTTGGTTGGAAGTAGGTGAAAGAAGCTGAAAGGTCTTGCTCCTGAGAAGGTTGGATCTCGCAAGCCTCCTAATTCAAAGAAATCCTTGAAGATTGGTGATGGTCCAGCCCCCCCGGTTGAGGCAATAGCTGTCCCGACTTCCTTGGTGCCTCGGGGTGGCTTGGAGGATGAGATTGTAGCACCAAGTGCTTATGACGGATCCGATGATGAGGACCTCATTTCAATTGGCAATCATCCTTAGGCTTCTCTCCCTTCGGCTGCTACCACACTTGCCCGGAAATCTCAAGCTCCATTGAAGAACACTTTGAACCTTGGTGAAGGGCGTCCAACGATGGGGGTGGTGGTTGAACCTCCGTCCTTGGTGCATAATTCTAGCTTAGGTGATGAAATAACTAGCTATTCGGATGATGATATACTACTCTCTTTTTGTCGCTCTTCTCTGAAAGCTCCAAAGCTCGTTGGAAAGACGGAATCCCTACAAGACAAACTTTTAAAGATGCATCCCGATCCGCCCCCTTTGGTATTGCCTCCCTCGGCCTTTGGTCGGCGCAAGAACACTAAGAAGAGCTAACTCTTCTCCCTTTCTATGTATATAGATATATGGAATATAAGGGGCCTAATGGGCCCCATTAGACGCGTGGAAGTTCGgaaatttgtttcttcaaaTAATCTAACTTTAGTTAGGTTGTTGGAGATGAAAGTTCCTGATTCCCTTTTTGATTCTCTTTTCTCGTGCCTTTTAACAGGTTGGAATTGGGTTGCGAACCACGAGTATTCTCCTATAGGTAGAGGTAGAATTTGGGTAGGATGGAACCCAAAGTTTGTTACATTTGAAGCTTCTTCTATCAATGCTCAAGCTATCCATGGCCACATGCGGTCTTTACTGTTGGGTCTTTCTTGTTGTATTTCGGTGGTTTATGGTGAGCATACCTTTATCCGTCGTCGGCCCCTATGGGACGACCTTGTACACATGAATAATATTATGCAGGACTCTGCTTGGTTGGTTGCTGGGGATTTCAATGCAATCAAAGATCCATCTAACCGAGTTGGGGGAGCTTCCAATTGGATCCCTTGCTTTGACGAATTCCGGCTTTGTCTATAACAAACTGAATTGGAGGACTTGAGGTATGTTGGACTTCGGTACACTTGGTCTACTTCCTCATAAGccagaagaaaaatgagaaaaattgatCGGGTTTTGGTAAATGCGAAATGGAACAATGTCTTCTCTTTTTCCGAAGCTTCTTTTCTAAACTTAGGTATTTCTAACCACTCCCCCATGGTTGTTAGAGTTCTTAACCCGATTTTTAGAAAAAAGCCTTTTATATTCTTTGAGTTCTGGATGATGCACCCTGCTTTTACTTCCATTGTTCGGCAAGTTTGGGAAAGCCCGGTGGTGGGGCATCCCATGTTTATACTTATGTGCAAgttaaaaatgttgaaatggCATCTCAAAGAGCTCAATAGAGAGGCTTATTCTGATATCTTTGAGAGAACTGCTGCTGCTCGAGAGGCCCTTCGAGTTACACAGCTTGGCCTTCAGCAAGACCCAGGTAGTATCACCCTTGCTGAGTTGGAGAAATCTTGGCACCGTCAGTTTGTGGAGTTACGTTCTCAGGAGGAGTCTTTTTACGAACATAAATCAAGAGTGAGATGGCTCCAGCAAGGTGATCGAAACACcaaattttttcatcattcgGTTAAAAGAAGGCAACTCAGAAACAAAATTCTTTCGGTGAAGGATCCCACTGATTCTCTCATATCAGACCCTGCCTTGGTGCCTCCTGTTTTTGTTTCCTATTTCAGCAACCTCTTGATGCCTCAAACTGCCCTCTCAAAGCCTTCGTTGCTGGAGCTGAAGGTGTTCATTCGACGGTGTCTTTTTGTCGACCAGGTTGGTGTTCTTTCTTGCCCAATATTGACACCAAGATCCGCGATACTGTTTTTTCTTTGGCCCGTGATAAAGCCCCTGGACCAAATGGTTTTACAACTGAATTCTATAAGAGCAATTGGGATTTGGTGGGGCCTCTGGTAGTTGAGGTAGTGAAGGACTTCTTCTCCTTAGGCTAGTTACTGAAAGAGGTAAACAACACAATCTTAACCTTTGTGCCAAAAATTCCTAATGCTTGTGGGGTTTCTAATTTTAGGCCTATAGCTTGTTATAACACCATATATAAGATCATCACTAAGATATTGGCCAATCGCCTTGCTATTGTATTGAATGACCTGATAAGCCCTCCTCAGAATGCCTTTGTGAAAAGTAGGAGAATCACGGATAATATTCTCCTAGCTCAGGAGCTATTTGCAGGTTTCCACCTCGACCCTTATTTTCCCAAATGTGCAATTAAGGTGGACTTCCAAAAGACATGACACAATGGATTGGGACTTTTACGGAGCTTACTCTTTTAGCTTTTGGTTTTCCCAAAAGGATGATCAGACTCATCATGGTTTGTGTTCGCACTCCCAAGTGCTCCATAGCTATCAATGGCGAGCTTCATGGCTTCTTTTTAGGGGGACGAGGACTTTGGCAAGGGGGCCCTATGTCCCCCTACCTTTTTACCCTGATAATGGAGATTTTCTCGGGTATCTTGGTTTCTCACACAGCTCATAAGGACTTTAAATACTTTTGGAGGTGTAAACCTGTGAAGCTTTCTCATCTCTTCTTCGCCgatgatgttttccttttttcccgaGCTAATTGGGCTTCGGTGACTATACTTAAGAGAGGACTTGACATCTTTTTCTTATTGCCTAACAAAAATAAGAGTGAAGTTTTTATGGCAGGAGGCTCTCCTACTCTACGAAGGCATATTCTTCTAACCTTGGGTTTTCAGGAAGGGAAGCTTCCAGTACGCTATCTAGGAGtcctaattatttcttcaagGCTTAGTAAAACGGACTGTATTGCACTTATTGACCGGATCACAGCCAGAGTTCAGACTTGGGCTCGGCggtttctttcatttctttggAAGACTCTAGTTGATCGAGTCGGTACTCCACTCTATTCAAGCTTTATGGGCCAATTATGTTTACTCTTCTTGCTTCGGTTATTGATCGTATTGAATGTATTTTGAGACAATTCTTCTGGAAAGGCCCATCCCTAGGCTGGGGGAGCAAAAGTTTCTTGGGAAGATATTTGTGTTCCTAAGAAGGAAGGTGGTTTGGGTATTCGTAGATTAAAGGACTGTAATAAAGCTGCCGTGCTTAAGTATATTTGGGTTTTGTTTACTGACAAAGAATCCCTTTGGTGTCGGTGAACCCACACCAATTTATTAAAAGGGATCACTTTTGGGTTTCCTCCATTCCCACCGTATGTTCTTGGGCTTGGAGGAAAATTCTCCAGCTGAGAAGAGACTTTAGGGCTTCTTTTTTGTGGAAACTGGGTGATGGTCATTCGGTCTCGCTTTGGTATGACAATTGTCATCAGGAAGGCCCTTGGAGCCTCATTTTTCCAGACTCTCTTATTGCTACCTCTGGACTTACTAGACAAGCAACAGTGGCAAATTTACTTTCGCCTGAGAGCCGTGCTTTCAGGACTCTTTTGGAATCTTGGGAGTTTGCCTTGCCGGTTCTCCCTCGGACCACTAATCGTTTCTATTAGCGCGAGTCTTTTGATGGTGCCTTTTCGGTAGCCTCAGCTTGGGAGGcgataagaacaaaaaataatcgGGTTCCTTGGGCTCGTTTTACTTGGAATAATGCTATAGCCCCAAGGTTTCAATTTAACCTTCGGCTGATTATCAAGAACAGTTGCCTACTCGGGCTTTTCTCATTTCCATTGGAAggattgattttgaattatgTGCTTTTTGCAATCGTATCCCAGACTCTATTGATCATCTCTTCTTTGATTGTCATGTTCCTGCGAcacttgctttcttttgggccggAAGATGTAATCTTCCATGGCATAACAAAACTTGGGTGGATAATCTCCTCTAGGCATTGAAATTCATGTCGGGTAATGACTTCTTTCACTCTATCGCccgtttttcttttggggccTTATGTCATCTTATTTGGAAGATAAGGAACAACATCATCTTCCGTGGTGAAACCCTTGAGGTTGCAGCTTTGAAGAATCATCTCATCAAAGTTGTGAAAGACAAAGCCCTCACCTTCAGTAGAGTACCGGACAACCCTAGGAATAGAAGGCTCCAACGAAGATGGGGATTTGACCCCTCTGTCTTCGTTGGTGGCCCTGCTAAGCATATGGACTAATGGCGGGTCGTTCTGGACTTATGGATGGTGCTATGGCTACCGTTACTGAGTTGATCTTCTTTGATCTTTGGCATTTGCTGTGGTGTGTTTGCCGGTTGTTTTGGCTGGTGTTGTTGTGTTTGTTCTGGTTCTTTTATATCGGCTTCCTTTCCACTCATTTTGCTTTTTGCACtatgagtgaaagtttttggcGCCGATTTTTTGTATAGCTAGCTCTCCCTTAATATattcttacttttaccaaaaaaaaaaaaaatttacgaaATGATGATAATGTCCCAAATCATATTGACACTTGTGAAAAGTGAAACAATGGTGATTATATATGcatagaaagaaaattgagttTGTACTCAATGAATGGGGGTTACATATGGCAATGGAAATTTTAGGAagtaaaaattgagataaataaTGATTTTGACTTTAATATATAGATATTGAGAACCGCCAAGAAACAATTTTGTGCACAAAAGCCTGCACGTTGTCACTAGATGTAAGCCCTCATCGCGCAGGTTATTTGTAAGGATCTAAAATATGTTACATCAAAGTGAAATGAGAATTTAAAATCATGTGATATGCAGTTGTATTCATCtatttgaagatgaaagaaTAAAATGTTTCCTTTAAAGTCTCGCTTAGCATTATTTCCATTATGGAGATTTAGTCCAAGGGAAAGTGAATGTATCGTCTAGTTTAGtgaaagatttttcttcttctactttggTTGGAATAATCCTCATCAATTAACACAGATAATACAACTTTCAAACAATGAAAGATGAACATTAACACCAACCTACCACCGCCTGCGGTGGCCCAGTTGGATAAGGCTCTCCAATGAAACTAACGAAAGTGGAGGGGGTCGAATCCCGCTGgccgcacgggatcttaagcgcgacgtcggggtggtgggtcctccgctagcgtcgcTCCAGGGTTTACCCGCCGGCTACCGGCTgtacggggttccctgggtatcaaaaaaaaaaaaacattaacaCCAACCTTTGtcgagaaaataaataaaagtagaaTTACACTTCTAAATCTAAAGTATCTCCAGGATCCTCCCCCAACAAAATGATTAATGAAGCCAAAAACGATCCATCTTAATGCTAATTTCCCCGAGGTCATGGGCTGCTTAATTAGACTACCTCACGTTACTTTTCTATCTGATGTGGGTCCCGGATGTGTCCTAAATTTCccaaagccaaaaagaaagtgatcttgatttgtttcttttacgaaaaatgtgtattttttagaaaatatttttcatgaaaccatttttaggaaaatataattattttttggtattcaaataaaacctgaaaatgaagtggaaaatatttttcactgttcggtaaggaaaatcttttcctccatacactttttttcatttattttattcattttttttattttttaaaaatatattttaaaataatcaattattaaattactttttctttttattttccttgttttcctcctcttcttcttggctGGTCACTTGACCGTAGCCATAGTTGACAATTGGCCACGAGGCTAGCCTCGAGCTCGTCGATAAGCACGAGGCTTGCCACTTGCTAAATCAACGAGTGCGAGTGTCGAGCTTGAGACTCGTCGATGCGGCGAGGCTCAAGGCCAACAAGCTCAAAGTTCATTGATTTGGCGATGGCCGAGGTCGGTGAGTCTTGAGCTCAATGCTCGATGCTTGCACTCGCCGATTTAGCGAGTGGTGAGCATGAGCTCACTAGAGATAGGTGAGTCTCATGCTAGCCAGCAAGCTTAAGGCTTGCTTGTGGCTGATTACCAACCGTTGTCGTGGCTGGCAATTTCCAGTAAAGTAGAAGAGGgcaaacaaaggaaagaaaaaaaaaaaaaaaggggggaggagGTGGaagtgagaaaaatatttttcacttttcaaaagtggaaaacattttcgcCTAGTTTAGAAGGTTATGTTTTccataaataattcatttttttgtgaaatgaatactgaaaaatttgaaaaacattttcctgaaaattattttttgtgaaataaacggAGCCTAATAGTTTAGTTTGTGAACTTTAGTTCaatgtaaaatattatttatgaatttttaatttattcaatattattCATGAACTATTCCTAAACGTTAAATCAAGTCCCTTAACTTCCGATAATGAAATCAAATAAGTCATTGGATATATtcgcaaaattttataattatactATTGCCTagtgttgacacataaattttgataacccatttaattattcattaattaCATAGGAAATTAAAGATTAATGTTTAACTACTAGCAAAAATAATATCCACTAAAGCATCCCATATAGATATTATGAGTATTTGCATTATTTgtattaaaatgttttaaaaaattattattattgttattttaaaagaattattaataaaaaagaagaagaagaagaagaagaagtaacgAAACCGGGCCGGGGGAAGGCCGGCCCagccttttctcttccttcttcttcctctttctcctttcGGCCCAGcccattttttctctctcctccccccgGCCCAGGCCCGGCCTTCTAATTTTCTCTCTGGCTCCCTTCCTTTTGTCATGAACGTTGGCTGAAGAGGGAGGAGACGGCGAGGACGGCACCGACAAGGAGATGAAGATGCAGAGAGGGCGTCGACTGGGAGTTGGTGGTCGAGGCCAGGCCGGCCGGGGGCGGCTGGCATGTCAGAGGCCATGCGCGCGGCTGCTTAAaagcaagagagggagagtcggCCAGGGGGGACTCGGAGAAATCGAGACCGAGAGGGGGGAGAGGGaacggagagggagagatgcgAGCGACTGAGAGTTGAGAGAGGGCAGAGATCGAGAGAGAAGTTCAGCCGCGCCCCCCGATACCCCATTTCCCCGCATATGTTCTTCCGGTAAGTCCTTTGAGTTCAACCCCTCTCAACCCGAGGATCCCGTCTCGACGAAACCAAAGCCGGCCGGGCACAGCTCGATCAGTCTCGGGCCTGCCTGCTAGCCGCCGTCGCCAACCCGGGTAGGGCCCCATCACCCGAGCTCACAAACTCGCTCCGTTTTGCCCTGTTTTTGGGGCTCGAGGTTCGTTACTTCGTGCAAGTTCCGACCCCGGCGGCGCTGCGATTTGTTGTCTCCGGACCCTGCTTGTTTTTTGAGTTTCGGTCGTTGTTTGATGTCCTAGTCGAGCTTTCGTTAGTTCTTCAGTCGACGCACCCCAGGCGTTCGACGTTTTGCCTAGGCCAGATCCGCAGTGGCATTTCTCTGGTTTTTTTGTGGTCTGGCCGTGGGCAGTCCGGTGAAAGTGAGAGTTCATGGGGGCGGCACAGGTGAGTGTTGAAGGATGTTAGCGTTGGGGCCGTGGTTTGGTGGTTTGGGCGTTCGCTGACCGATAATGATGGTCAAACAGGGCAGCCAACGGTGGAGGCCTGGTGAACGAGCATATATCGATTGACGGTAAAACATAATGTTCACGGCTGGAGTTTTGGTGTTCTTGAATCAGTGGGCAAATCTTCGGGTGCTCCGGGCGTGCTCGAAGGAGAGACATGTCGTGGGATTGGAAATTGATGAGGGAGAGTAGTGGACTTTGGGTTCATTTAGGCTTGGTGAGCCTCGGGCTTGAAGTGTTAATTTGGGTGAATTTGGACTTCGTTTTTTACCATAGGGGTAAGTGAGTAGGCTTTGGGTTTGGTCTTGTAGTGGCCGGAttaggttttattttgtttagcCCATTCCTTTCTTAAGGCTTTGATGTCCGTGGCCCAGCCGGACTCCCACTCTcggattaaaaaaatatatatttttattataaaatatttaaaaattcaaaaaattatttatttctaaaaGCTATGCAAATGCTTAAGAATTAGTTTTTGACTagttttctctaaaaatatGCGAAATTCCTTAACAAACAAAAACTTGTGCTTTAAATTGAATGAGTTGTTAGGGTATCGGGATTTCACCATAAGATTTAAATATTCTTAGAGACAAATGATAAGTCATCCTTTGCACATTTTTATCTCGACTATTATGTGATTGTACATTTTCGATATGTTGATTGTGGTTTCCTTTTAGTCTAGTTAGGAATAGGAAtggcattttcaaaatgataagtCTTATTTCTTGGCACTTAATtcaatttgtaattttcaaCTAAGGCCTGGCCATTGCAATCCCTTATGCAATTCTTAATTTTACTAGATGGTTACTTAATAGGAAAATTACCGAAAAAGTGCAAAACTTATTATACTTGTACttatttagtcataaatctttcaattatgtcaactaagttttaaatcatttaataatttgccaatgtagttcatccaattaattttaattaagaaTCGTGGGCATGAATGTTGGGTAGCGCTCAcctagataatttttataatttttaatttcctaaattttttatattttattaattattttcttttattttcccaacTGCTTGCTGGCCACAAGTAAAGTCTGGGTATGGTTCTTGGGCCTCGCCTATGGGCAGCAACAAAGTTGtagaaaaaatgaacaaaggtaagaaaaaaatataaaaaaaaaaaaaatacaaaatcgtCAACATTAGTGTCGGCCGTAACACGTAAAAGGACCAAAGATCCATATCaacagttttttttattttatcaaaattggcctgatatattatattgacaattaatcaaaagatttaagaatgaattgacataaatataataaactttttttgataattttatcgTTACTAAATAAAATCCCAAAGGCATTCGTGACCAAGATCTTTTCTATTTCAcgtttgttgacacctaaattcaCCATTTTACTTAAGACCTAATAGcattaaaagttaggaattagttgctaaaaaaaaaaaattccaaaaacattgtcataaaaaaaaccaacaaaacaacaaaatgctTAAGGGGGGTCAGTCAGGCCTGATctggccttggcccggcccactcctctttcttttcttttccctcacgtTGGGCTCGGCGCAGCCTTTCCCCTCAGCCCAGCCCAGCTCCTTTCTCCTTCGGCCCGGCCCGCGCCCATCCTTCCTCCTCTCTTGCCCGTCTCGTGCGACGACCCGCAGAGAACATAAAAGAGGAGCAGGGAGATCGGCATGGCAAGCGAGCGGCGCGATCTGTGGGTCGGGAGCAGTCCGGCAGGCAAGCTGGCAGCTACAAAGGCCATGTGCGCCAGCTGGTTGCTCTAAAAAGGGTGGAGGCAAAACATAAAGAAGGAGAGAAGCACCAAGAGAGAGGGACAGGGGGAGCTACAGAGGGAGAGATTGGAAGAGCTCGAGAGAGTTTTAAGcgagtgagagggagagaaccAGAGTGAGGGAGCTCGAGAGAGTGGTCGACTATCGCCAGAGTTCGTTCATCAAGCGCCGTCCTTGCAGTGCTTCCCCCAAACCAGGTAGGTCTTGTGCATAGCTTTTTGATTTGTGTCGAGTTGCGTCGTCTTCCCAAGGATCTTGCTTCGGGAACATCGCGGGACGGCCAGTCATCGCTTGATCCATTTCGAGTTCACCCTCCCGTCGCCGCCACCGAAGCTGAGTAGGGATCTCTCATTTTAAACGCCCGTTCCTGCGAAACCCTGTTGCTCCGCCCTTCTCTAGTAGGATAGGACGTTGAGTTTTGTTCCTCCTATTAGTTACACGTATGCTGGGCTTCTGGTTGCTAATGTGGTTAATTTCGAATGCCcatttgatgatttattttttttatttttttaaagtttgatGCTGAGTCCGAGTACAAAAAGGGTTGATATCGTTCTTCTGTTCCATGCCCACCACATGTTCGACGATATGTCTAAGCCGGCCTAGGCACGTGCATTACCGATTCCCATGTGTTCTTGAACGTGGATAAGTACGTTTTGCATGTTATGAACCTTTTATTGTTTACGAGCTGTCATTTGCATCACCGGGCCATGTCTGGGCACGTCCGCTTTGTTTTATTTGTCTCCCGTTGATTTCCTAGGTGTGGTGGTTATAAGTGGTGTGCGGCTCAGAAGGGTTGGCAATGATGTCACTGTTGAGAAGTAAGTGGATGTACAAGCAAAataattgctttattttatataaacaatattacaaactcTCTACACTCACCATTCTCATACACCTCTCATACCTCACACGAACACAATTCTTGCACACACCCACTCACTCTCTATCACTCTAC
This region includes:
- the LOC120292468 gene encoding uncharacterized protein LOC120292468, with the protein product MVVRVLNPIFRKKPFIFFEFWMMHPAFTSIVRQVWESPVVGHPMFILMCKLKMLKWHLKELNREAYSDIFERTAAAREALRVTQLGLQQDPGSITLAELEKSWHRQFVELRSQEESFYEHKSRVRWLQQGDRNTKFFHHSVKRRQLRNKILSVKDPTDSLISDPALVPPVFVSYFSNLLMPQTALSKPSLLELKVFIRRCLFVDQVGVLSCPILTPRSAILFFLWPVIKPLDQMVLQLNSIRAIGIWWGLWPIACYNTIYKIITKILANRLAIVLNDLISPPQNAFVKSRRITDNILLAQELFAGFHLDPYFPKCAIKVDFQKT